A region from the Candidatus Angelobacter sp. genome encodes:
- a CDS encoding RNA polymerase sigma factor has product MSPSDSLAGLYDDHAQSLFAFLLNLMRNEADTRDLLQEVFVKLAGRPTLLSGVRDTRAFLLRLTHNLAVDSMRRSATRERNHEQLAAESITLFASSGDPDQRDFGIALADALGALPPEQRAVIHLKLWEGLTFEQIAGTLEIPMNTAASRYRYGLDKLRERLRPLYDEIK; this is encoded by the coding sequence ATGTCGCCATCCGATTCTCTCGCCGGTCTTTACGATGACCATGCTCAATCACTGTTCGCCTTTCTGTTGAATCTGATGCGCAACGAGGCGGACACACGAGATCTGTTGCAGGAGGTTTTTGTAAAGCTGGCCGGCCGGCCGACACTTTTGAGCGGTGTCCGCGACACGAGAGCGTTCCTTCTCCGACTTACGCACAATCTCGCGGTGGATTCAATGCGTCGAAGCGCCACGCGCGAAAGGAACCATGAACAACTCGCCGCGGAATCCATCACGCTATTTGCCTCCAGTGGCGATCCGGACCAGCGAGACTTTGGCATTGCACTGGCCGATGCTCTGGGCGCGCTGCCGCCGGAGCAACGCGCGGTGATTCACCTGAAGCTTTGGGAAGGCCTGACTTTCGAGCAGATCGCCGGAACGCTCGAAATACCGATGAACACGGCGGCGAGCCGCTATCGCTATGGGCTAGACAAATTGCGCGAGCGGCTGCGTCCACTCTATGACG